The following are from one region of the Juglans regia cultivar Chandler chromosome 10, Walnut 2.0, whole genome shotgun sequence genome:
- the LOC108989101 gene encoding 1-aminocyclopropane-1-carboxylate oxidase 1-like, which translates to MEIPLVDFNELNGEKRSKTMELLHHACEKWGFFQVENHGIDKELMEKVKHLVNGHYEENLKESFYKSTIAKTIQNQGNTSDIDWESSFFIWHRPTSNINEISNFSEDLREAMDEYIAQLVKLAEKLSELMCENLGLEKGHIMEAFSGNKGPSVGTKVAKYPQCPHPELVRGLREHTDAGGIILLLQDDQVPGLEFFKDGEWVEIPPSKNNTIFVNIGDQLEILSNGSYKSALHRVMADKNGSRLSIATFYNPAGDAIISPAPKLLYPNHVRFQDYLKLYATTKFSDKGPRFESMKNMTNGHHHVIA; encoded by the exons atggagATCCCTTTGGTAGATTTTAATGAGCTCAATGGTGAGAAAAGGAGCAAGACAATGGAGCTTCTGCACCATGCTTGTGAAAAATGGGGCTTCTTTCAA GTTGAGAATCATGGCATTGATAAAGAGCTGATGGAGAAGGTGAAGCACTTGGTAAATGGACACTATGAGGAAAACTTGAAGGAAAGCTTCTACAAATCCACGATAGCTAAAACCATACAAAACCAAGGAAATACCTCTGATATAGACTGGGAAAGCAGCTTTTTCATTTGGCATCGCCCAACATCTAACATCAATGAAATCTCAAACTTCTCCGAGGACCTACG GGAAGCAATGGATGAGTACATTGCTCAACTGGTTAAGCTGGCAGAGAAGCTTTCTGAGCTCATGTGCGAGAATCTTGGTTTGGAAAAGGGTCACATAATGGAAGCATTCTCAGGGAATAAAGGCCCTTCTGTGGGGACGAAAGTGGCGAAGTACCCTCAGTGTCCACATCCAGAACTTGTTAGAGGACTTCGAGAGCACACTGATGCTGGTGGGATTATACTCTTACTCCAAGATGACCAAGTCCCAGGTCTTGAATTTTTCAAAGATGGGGAATGGGTAGAGATTCCACCATCCAAGAACAACACCATCTTTGTGAACATAGGAGATCAACTGGAAATTTTGAGCAATGGAAGTTATAAAAGTGCTTTGCACAGAGTCATGGCTGACAAAAATGGGAGCAGACTTTCCATTGCAACCTTCTACAATCCTGCTGGTGATGCCATCATCTCTCCAGCTCCAAAACTCTTATATCCCAACCACGTCCGTTTTCAAGATTACCTCAAGCTTTATGCCACCACAAAGTTCTCCGACAAGGGTCCCAGATTTGAGTCTATGAAGAACATGACTAATGGTCACCATCATGTAATTGCCTGA